The stretch of DNA ATTTGGAGTTAATCTCCCCTCTGATTCACTCTCAAATTGAGTTAAATCTTCAAAAGTTTGAGTTCTTGCTACAAATTGCGTATTTCTCAAATCAGTATTAATATCTGTTGCAGTTCCATCTCTTGCTTCAAATTCACCACTTTCAAGTGCTTCATCTTCAGCTTCTTCTTCACCTTCTGCTGTTTCTTCTTCAGTAATATTATCATCATTATCTGATATACTACCATCTTCTTCTAATTCAAGTTTTTCATCAACAAATTCTGCATCTCTTAAATCACTTATAATATCAACATTTGAAGATTGATCTTCACCGTTTAAATTTAAGCTTTCTCTCGTAAAAAATAATTCTTCTGTTCCGAATGCAGTTTCAATTAAAGAAGAGTCTATTAATTGTTCTTGTCCTTGACTTAAAACGATAACATCATTACCTGAAAGTTGAATTTCTATTCGTGAAGATGATGAATTGTCACTATTACCATAGATTGTATCATTTTCATAGATTTCATCACCTACTTTTAAAACTCTAATATTTCCATTTTCATCTTTTACATTAAAAGTTCCATTTGATAAACTTATTATACTTCCTGCAATTGTTGCCATAGTTTGTCCTTTAAGACTTTATTATTAAATTATATTTATATTATAGTAGAATTTTTGTAGTTTTTATATCACCCAACTGGGTGATATAAATTAAATTTTGTAGTTTTTAATTATTTGATTATTTTAGTTACTAGATAAGTTAGAAAAAGACAATCTATCTGTTACATTTAGTTTTTCATAAATATGCTTTATATGTGTTTTTACTGTATTTATAGATATATTTAATTCTTCACTTATATTTCTATTTGTATAAGCATTTTTTAGTAAAAGTGCAATAGTTTTTTCTGTTTTTGTTAAATCAGCAAAAAGTTTTTCTTCATCAATTTTATTATCCTTTTTTGCTATTATATTTTTTAATAATTCACTTGTGATCTCAGGTAATAACCAAATATAGTTATCTACTATAGTTTCAACAGCAGAATTTAAATACGATGAAGTCATCAAAGAATTACCATATCCATGAACACCTTTTTCTAACCATTTTTTTGCATTATTGATTTCAGGAACTCTTTTTAATACTAAAATTTTATTTGAATTTTTTAACAATGTTGCAATCACAAAATTATTATCTTTTAAATTCACACAATCACTTAAAATTAATAAATAGTCCTTGAGTGTAAATAATTCTTCATAATCCTCAATAATTTTAATCTTATACGCACTTAAAAAAGATTCCCATCTATTAATAAGTGAAATTTCATTGCTATAGAGTGCTATTTTCATCATCTTTCCGTAAATGTATATTGTTTTGTTTTTAAAATTGGTTTTAGAATATAATCTAAAATTGTTTTTTTACCAGTAACTATATCAACATTAGCAACCATTCCTGGAATAATTTTCAATTGCTTATCTTCATCCCCGATGTAGTTTCTATCAGTCTCAATTCGTACTAAATAATAAGTTTTATCGTCTTTTTCTGTTATTGTATCCGGACTTATATTTATAACTTTTCCTTCTAATCCTCCATAAATTGAAAAATCATATGCTGAAAATTTAACTATAGCTTTTTGCCCATGATAAATAAATGCAATATCTTTT from Poseidonibacter antarcticus encodes:
- a CDS encoding response regulator transcription factor, whose translation is MKIALYSNEISLINRWESFLSAYKIKIIEDYEELFTLKDYLLILSDCVNLKDNNFVIATLLKNSNKILVLKRVPEINNAKKWLEKGVHGYGNSLMTSSYLNSAVETIVDNYIWLLPEITSELLKNIIAKKDNKIDEEKLFADLTKTEKTIALLLKNAYTNRNISEELNISINTVKTHIKHIYEKLNVTDRLSFSNLSSN